A genomic region of Zygotorulaspora mrakii chromosome 7, complete sequence contains the following coding sequences:
- the MPC54 gene encoding Mpc54p (similar to MPC54), which translates to MNEEMGRKKSEETVQKAAQEVEFTKDELIVSNERKNLSFREYGNLTKKEPPIIINKVLKGPDEKLIGNSLTDSVGSSTGKNTNISDDDETYSGNQDALKETVSKINHDEEGSKTASESFRVRHVAQIVAKIDASQPVEKVKSTVTHIKNDNSGMASIPLPQYSSTSPVAKSSSERCFSTSATNNSCKASLAFDNATFTRSIASNSDYGSIHVMPLPDSSPSGNAAFNLSSCNASSDTDDSNESHSCDECDAYSSDNSDASEAAEGGSKFNYANRTSPVVFQEPHVGQPRTKSTESVFSKIADHSSIADDQEAIAASHGFYKWNSKYKIFNTENQACSKPSNTHWTNEQFKRNLRELSVPKVHFYDENGIPTGSKEASAASSDDIANDSSGDSSSDSESTTFSIESSNDRIDCESPLYNHLGQPSEQTKPPKPGESFNPYSDLNLSQHPVNICLNVTPTEPLDWGSVTPRVLPHDVCQDRSIEQRPDIQSPSKNSTSEAPLSPYEYMPGNISVGNDWSAFDSCFQAPKDIHQCMVAKEEKNTKADLKSNEIEEETPCDNFAPLENDSDSYSDGGSEISESDVYYKYRDETSDLIKKTQTKVRQRLTKKGIKKRQRIFPDRHGIKYKRMKFHKSYKTRTFKPSNVNPHLEQFIPTIVEQRKQSTSKRLKLHSDTLEDLYKLPPKSVKIKFGDTEVIKYDKEGKIIPLVNTVTPKRVNANTIKSILKTTKKESPTEWETLIGDDVIKHNLARIFNICNIPLETINNNMEIILEKIAAAMIVESGNKEYCSNYQSLYDEIKFEEYNKTMKKKIKDLKKLLDAALRQNKQSAIHFREQLDVNGDKFARQREGLEAAIIKQRKEYEDLISKERDEVDKRALEDFEEFEEILRKEGEIYQNRLIEERKDFENKLNKEREGFERSLERERAEHAAMLKKERQAHSQALELMRKKYEESLTQEEEKIARVEKDQSTLFNSAVEKYQVRERITAQEVKYMKAEFERKHIENVTAQKEIDSLLEENAKLRELMRLHHDESMKLKPEIVSLKGKLSKQDQWKDRYKDRYIAICTNLSCKKKELKMLKNKNNSLLKDNKGLKDLVGKLQGHISESKETIEDCKDFIEGIQSHIKHCKQAFTKMDKEHKDLNENFLKIANVHFPLQNTYTELISNYTLLQKEHQTVCKENERKDRDIKRANEQLVKANEKVKEARKCTKGKILYVPENEDDYNSVVQMPLEFLKEKEPTPLPAPVPFIKPDLTLVSPPKLIIAPIENPGLSFANRSAHFQPIREINSLSSKRGAKRKILRSLANKMSLSHHTYEKSIQLIA; encoded by the coding sequence ATGAATGAGGAGATGGGGCGCAAAAAGTCTGAAGAAACGGTCCAGAAGGCCGCCCAAGAAGTCGAATTTACAAAAGATGAATTAATTGTATCGAATGAGAGAAAAAACCTCTCTTTCCGGGAATATGGAAATTTAACCAAGAAAGAGCCACCAATTATCATTAACAAAGTTCTCAAAGGACCAGACGAAAAATTGATTGGAAACAGTTTAACGGATAGTGTCGGTAGCTCTACCGGCAAAAATACTAACAtttctgatgatgatgaaaccTATTCTGGAAATCAAGATGCATTGAAGGAAACTGTGTCCAAAATAAACCACGACGAAGAAGGATCAAAAACAGCCTCTGAAAGCTTCAGAGTTCGACATGTTGCCCAAATTgttgcaaaaattgatgCTTCGCAACCTGTCGAGAAAGTTAAAAGCACGGTCACACATATAAAAAACGATAACAGTGGCATGGCAAGCATTCCCCTTCCTCAATATTCAAGTACTTCACCGGTTGCCAAGAGCAGTTCAGAAAGGTGTTTCTCTACAAGTGCAACCAATAACTCATGTAAAGCATCTTTAGCATTTGATAACGCTACATTTACAAGGTCCATTGCAAGCAATTCCGACTATGGCAGCATACACGTCATGCCTTTACCGGATTCAAGTCCTTCTGGCAATGCTGCTTTTAACCTTTCCTCATGCAATGCTTCTTCTGACACTGATGATTCTAATGAATCACACAGTTGTGATGAATGCGACGCTTATAGCTCAGATAATTCGGACGCTTCAGAAGCTGCTGAAGGCGGGAGTAAATTTAATTACGCCAATCGTACTAGTCCAGTTGTATTTCAGGAGCCCCATGTCGGTCAACCTCGTACTAAGAGCACCGAAAGTGTATTTAGCAAAATTGCTGATCACTCGTCTATCGCAGACGATCAAGAGGCAATTGCCGCTTCGCATGGGTTCTACAAATGGAACAGCAAATACAAGATTTTCAATACAGAAAACCAAGCATGTTCGAAGCCTTCAAACACTCACTGGACAAATGAACAATTTAAGAGAAACTTAAGAGAACTATCGGTTCCAAAGGTCCATTtttatgatgaaaatggGATCCCAACTGGATCGAAGGAGGCCTCCGCTGCTTCCTCTGATGACATCGCAAACGATTCTTCCGGTGACTCTTCTTCAGATAGCGAATCTACCACCTTTTCAATCGAGAGCTCCAATGATAGGATTGATTGTGAATCGCCGCTTTACAATCATCTAGGTCAACCTAGTGAGCAAACAAAGCCTCCCAAACCTGGAGAATCATTTAATCCATACAGTGATTTGAATTTAAGTCAGCATCCTGTCAATATATGTTTAAATGTCACTCCTACAGAGCCTTTGGATTGGGGGTCTGTTACACCTCGGGTTCTACCCCATGACGTTTGTCAGGATCGTTCCATTGAACAGAGGCCAGACATACAATCCCCCTCAAAGAACTCTACTAGCGAAGCTCCCTTATCGCCTTACGAATATATGCCCGGTAACATTTCAGTCGGAAACGATTGGAGTGCTTTTGATTCTTGCTTTCAAGCACCCAAGGATATTCATCAATGTATGGTCGCCAAGGAGGAGAAAAACACTAAGGCCGATTTGAAATctaatgaaattgaagaggaGACCCCTTGTGACAATTTCGCTCCTTTAGAAAATGATAGCGACTCCTACAGTGATGGTGGATCTGAAATTAGCGAATCTGATGTTTACTACAAATATAGAGATGAGACTTCCGATCTTATAAAAAAGACTCAAACCAAGGTCAGACAAAGATTGACCAAGAAAGGCATTAAAAAGCGGCAAAGAATTTTTCCTGACAGGCATGGAATCAAATACAAGCGCATGAAGTTTCACAAGAGCTACAAGACTAGAACCTTCAAACCAAGCAATGTTAATCCACATCTTGAGCAGTTTATTCCTACCATTGTTGAGCAACGAAAGCAATCTACctcaaaaagattgaagCTGCATTCGGATACTTTAGAGGATCTGTACAAGCTTCCACCCAAATCCGTCAAGATAAAATTTGGAGATACAGAAGTCATAAAATATGATAAAGAAGGAAAGATTATTCCATTAGTGAATACTGTCACCCCAAAAAGGGTTAATGCTAATACAATCAAGTCAATTCTGAAAACCACTAAAAAAGAGTCACCGACAGAATGGGAGACATTGATAGGTGATGACGTGATCAAACATAATCttgcaagaattttcaatatctgcAACATTCCGTTGGAGACAATCAATAATAACATGGAAATTATCTTAGAAAAGATCGCTGCTGCTATGATAGTCGAGTCCGGTAATAAAGAATACTGTAGTAATTATCAATCACTATATGACGAAATAAAATTTGAGGAATATAACAAAActatgaagaagaaaattaaagatttgaaaaaactcttAGATGCAGCTTTAAGACAAAACAAACAATCCGCTATACATTTTCGTGAACAATTGGATGTTAATGGAGATAAATTTGCCCGCCAGCGCGAAGGACTGGAAGCAGCTATTATAAAGCAACGAAAGGAGTACGAAGATCTTATTTCAAAGGAGCGAGATGAGGTTGACAAAAGGGCCcttgaagattttgaagagtttgaagaaattttacgaaaagaaggagaaatttatcaaaaccGTTTAATCGAGGAGCgtaaagattttgaaaataaattgaataaaGAGCGTGAAGGTTTTGAGAGATCTCTTGAAAGAGAACGTGCTGAACATGCTGCtatgttgaagaaagaacGCCAAGCGCATTCACAAGCATTAGAGCTCATGCgtaaaaaatatgaagaaTCTTTGactcaagaagaagaaaaaattgcaagagtggaaaaagatcaaagtACTTTATTCAATAGCGCTGtagaaaaatatcaagtCAGAGAGAGAATTACTGCGCAGGAAGTAAAATACATGAAAGcagaatttgaaaggaaACACATTGAAAACGTTACTGCgcagaaagaaattgattcTCTATTAGAAGAAAACGCAAAATTAAGAGAACTTATGAGGCTGCATCATGACGAAAgtatgaaattgaaacctGAGattgtttctttgaaaggCAAGTTATCTAAACAAGATCAATGGAAGGATCGGTATAAAGATAGGTACATCGCCATTTGCACTAACTTATCTTGCAAGAAGAAGGAattaaaaatgttgaaaaacaaaaacaattcaCTTTTAAAAGACAATAAAGGTCTGAAGGACTTGGTAGGCAAATTACAAGGTCATATTTCTGAATCTaaagagacaattgaaGATTGCAAAGACTTCATAGAGGGAATTCAGTCACACATAAAACATTGTAAGCAGGCCTTTACCAAAATGGACAAAGAACACAAAGACTTGAAcgaaaatttcttgaaaatagCTAACGTTCATTTCCCTTTGCAAAACACGTACACCGAACTAATATCCAACTACACTCTGCTACAAAAGGAGCACCAGACCGTTTgtaaagaaaatgaaaggaAAGATCGAGACATTAAAAGGGCTAATGAACAATTAGTTAAAGCCAATGAAAAGGTGAAAGAGGCAAGAAAATGTACAAAGGGAAAGATTCTCTACGTTcctgaaaatgaagatgactATAATAGCGTTGTTCAAATGCCCTTAGAATTccttaaagaaaaagagccAACTCCTCTTCCTGCTCCTGTGCCCTTTATCAAGCCTGACCTCACACTAGTCTCCCCTCCGAAGCTGATCATCGCTCCAATCGAGAATCCTGGCCTGAGTTTTGCCAATCGTTCAGCACATTTCCAGCCGATAAGGGAAATCAACAGCCTTTCGTCAAAGAGAGGTgcaaaaaggaaaattttgCGTTCACTTGCAAATAAAATGTCATTATCCCATCACACCTACGAGAAAAGTATTCAGCTGATCGCCTAA
- the YCS4 gene encoding condensin subunit YCS4 (similar to Saccharomyces cerevisiae YCS4 (YLR272C); ancestral locus Anc_6.68), whose amino-acid sequence MSAFSLTEYLTNFQTSDRRSFEAVENPANELNIVTDRLAVSPEHVDAEVETLESLIDLCHGFVHLPTNLQTQLCYLVASSMGNLAQEIGTYINTSEMIDLLGQWKRHLEEYGYLAHVILTFLQDDVHIASSQMSTLGRGGSKRSLESGSDNTAAGSAAQLFRRTVGQIESMCESIIKVLEINLSKLFQTTPEKDMFIGLFTRPLNGLLEFEATTKVPSLKFFIQKIIAISVKFQNQGSNAQNAIMTNLTYFLHLSNFNAELLKLINDEYNYTQLTEDILSEISSRVFNSKDTNGPKAISSFLTKLSQLSPQIMLRQMSLVVRLLNNSSVTLRCSVVEACGNIVTGLAFDEEAFEHYKDQIFVLLELLEERFRDSNPYVRTKAIQGCIKICDLDSKFSKYKINFAKLAVRSLQDRSSLVRRNSVKLLIKILSTHPFKAIHGDQLALKNWEAHSKIAINSLNEFVRRHSLETSLDNVSEDIPSIMVNAQNKNESDIVSPSDAESVEISKIDEKNNPTSAVETEAILKMKLLIVYHRDAIEFIREIHTGLHLSASLLFSRNRNEVLETMDFLVMADAYGLEPSKIGIRKMLHLVWMKGTTDEGTSISSHLISCYTQLFLNAPDNFNFREKAALMAKNLINLTIDASVADLASLEQLLGMMYNEKLIDENIISVLWSIYTSASTKKPDSECFGLQHIHGSVIVLGMLSATNHEIALRGLEYLLDVGLGKAGEKDLHLCRYSCLMLERIVPKKNSSQVFSLIGESREQLIVKNLYSKIITYTEDSQWYPMCEQAINALFTISSKPDIVAGDLVREKIMITFGKPEDDDLTNSQTSSRVIVLSHLLFIAGQVAIKILEYLEKCETEFKRRKVEAETNKGKGKDSNENNGADETKDNELEMIGGTNEDDFADAINHVKENELLFGENSILKKLSPIVEEIVSNSTRFNDVMLQRTAALCLEKFMCVSSKYCEKSLSLLITVMEKSQDPIIRSNAVLGLGDMAVCFNNLIDENTDYLYRRLHDENLMVQRTCLMTVTFLILAGQVKVKGQLSQMAKCLEHPDNGISDMCRLFFTELAGKDNAIYNGFIDIFSNLSSDEDLHKENFKRIIKFLISFIEKERHQKQLAEKLLGRLGKCESQKQWDDIAFVLNSIPYKNDKISTVLEEGYKMVSARE is encoded by the coding sequence ATGTCTGCCTTCAGTTTGACCGAATAtttgacaaattttcagaCCAGTGATAGGAGATCTTTTGAAGCGGTTGAAAACCCAGCTAATGAATTGAATATTGTTACAGATCGGTTAGCGGTATCACCAGAGCACGTTGATGCTGAGGTTGAAACTTTGGAGTCGCTTATCGATCTGTGTCATGGATTTGTGCATTTACCGACAAATTTACAAACTCAGCTTTGTTACCTTGTCGCTTCTTCGATGGGAAATTTAGCTCAGGAGATTGGCACGTACATAAACACTAGTGAGATGATCGATCTCTTGGGGCAGTGGAAAAGGCACTTGGAGGAGTATGGGTATCTAGCGCATGTCATATTAACTTTTTTACAAGATGACGTGCATATTGCATCTTCTCAGATGAGCACACTGGGTCGCGGTGGCTCTAAGAGATCGCTAGAGAGTGGTAGTGACAATACGGCAGCGGGTTCTGCCGCCCAGCTTTTCCGCAGGACCGTTGGTCAGATAGAATCAATGTGTGAGTCTATTATCAAAGTTTTAGAGAttaatttatcaaaattgtttCAAACAACACCGGAAAAGGACATGTTTATCGGTTTATTTACTAGACCATTGAATGGGTTATTGGAATTCGAAGCAACCACTAAAGTTCCTTCACTTAAATTCTTCATTCAGAAAATTATTGCGATATCAGttaaatttcaaaatcaaggtTCAAATGCTCAAAACGCAATCATGACGAATTTGACGTATTTCCTGCACTTATCCAATTTCAATGctgaacttttgaagttaataaatgatgaatataATTATACTCAATTAACCGAAGATATTTTGAGCGAAATCAGCTCAAGAGTATTCAATTCAAAGGATACAAATGGGCCTAAAGCAATTTCGAGTTTCCTAACGAAATTGTCTCAGCTATCACCTCAAATCATGCTTAGGCAAATGTCATTGGTCGTTCGACTCTTGAATAATAGTTCTGTAACCTTAAGATGTTCCGTGGTGGAAGCATGCGGTAATATAGTAACTGGTTTAgcttttgatgaagaagcttTTGAACATTACAAAGATCAGATATTTGTTCTATTGGAGTTATTGGAAGAAAGGTTTCGAGATTCAAATCCGTATGTTAGAACAAAGGCAATACAAGGATGTATTAAAATTTGTGACTTGGATTCAAAATTCAGCaaatataaaataaattttgCTAAGCTAGCAGTTAGATCCTTGCAAGATCGCTCATCTTTGGTACGAAGGAATTCGGTGAAATTGCTAATTAAGATACTATCAACTCATCCTTTCAAGGCGATACATGGCGATCAGTTGGCACTGAAGAATTGGGAAGCGCATTCGAAAATTGCTATAAACAGTTTAAATGAGTTTGTAAGAAGACACTCTCTTGAAACTTCTCTTGATAATGTTAGTGAAGATATTCCCAGTATTATGGTCAACGcacaaaataaaaatgaatctgATATTGTTTCCCCATCAGATGCAGAAAGTGTTGAAATTTCTAAAATTGACGAAAAGAATAATCCTACGAGCGCAGTGGAGACGGAAgcaattttaaaaatgaaactacTGATCGTCTATCATAGAGATGCAATTGAATTCATCAGAGAAATTCATACAGGTCTTCATTTAAGTGCAAGCCtactcttttcaagaaatagAAACGAAGTTTTGGAGACAATGGATTTTCTTGTGATGGCAGATGCTTATGGTCTTGAACCAAGTAAAATAGGTATTAGGAAAATGCTACACTTAGTATGGATGAAGGGTACCACTGACGAAGGAACAAGTATCTCATCACACCTTATAAGTTGTTATACCCAGCTGTTTTTGAATGCCCCAGataatttcaactttaGAGAGAAGGCCGCTCTTATGGCAAAGAATTTAATAAACCTAACTATTGATGCATCGGTGGCTGATTTGGCATCTTTGGAACAACTACTTGGTATGATGtataatgaaaaactgattgatgaaaatatcattaGTGTACTCTGGTCGATTTATACTTCTGCATCGACAAAAAAACCGGACTCAGAGTGTTTCGGGTTGCAACATATTCATGGATCAGTCATCGTCTTGGGCATGCTCTCAGCGACTAATCATGAAATTGCCTTGAGGGGGCTTGAATATTTGCTAGATGTCGGTCTGGGAAAAGCCGGTGAGAAAGACTTGCATTTATGTCGATACTCATGTCTTATGTTGGAAAGGATAGtcccaaaaaaaaattcctcTCAggttttttctttaatagGAGAAAGTCGGGAGCAATTGATTGTTAAAAATTTATACTCCAAAATCATCACCTACACTGAAGACTCGCAGTGGTATCCGATGTGTGAGCAGGCAATTAACGCTCTATTCACAATATCTTCGAAACCAGACATAGTTGCTGGAGATTTAGTACGAGAAAAGATAATGATTACGTTTGGTAAaccagaagatgatgatttgaCAAACTCACAAACATCTTCTCGAGTTATAGTTCTAAGTCACCTTTTATTTATTGCTGGTCAAGTTGCGATTAAAATTCTCGAGTATTTAGAAAAGTGTGAGACAGAGTTTAAAAGACGAAAAGTTGAAGCTGAAACGAACAAGGGAAAGGGAAAAGATTCGAATGAGAACAATGGCGCTGATGAAACGAAAGACAATGAGCTGGAAATGATTGGTGGAACCAACGAGGATGATTTCGCAGATGCAATTAATCAtgtaaaagaaaatgagcTCCTTTTTGGGGAGAAttctattttgaaaaagctcTCCCCTATTGTTGAGGAAATTGTTTCTAATAGCACTCGTTTCAATGATGTTATGCTACAAAGAACGGCCGCATTGTgccttgaaaaatttatgtGTGTTTCCTCCAAATATTGTGAAAAAAGTCTATCCCTCTTGATTACAGTTATGGAAAAATCACAGGATCCTATAATCCGTTCGAATGCCGTACTTGGACTTGGTGATATGGCTGTTTGTTTTAACAATCTTATAGATGAAAACACTGATTATCTCTATCGTCGTCTTcacgatgaaaatttaatGGTTCAACGTACATGTCTCATGACAGTTACATTTTTAATACTCGCCGGGCAGGTCAAAGTAAAAGGGCAGCTTTCGCAAATGGCAAAGTGTCTAGAGCATCCGGATAATGGTATTAGCGACATGTGTCGTTTATTCTTCACCGAGCTAGCTGGCAAGGACAACGCAATATATAATGGGTTCATTGATATCTTCAGTAATCTTTCCTCGGATGAGGATTTGCATAAAGAGAATTTCAAGAGGataatcaaatttttgatctcattcattgaaaaagaaaggcACCAAAAACAACTGGCGGAGAAATTGCTTGGAAGACTAGGAAAATGCGAGTCACAAAAACAATGGGATGATATTgcatttgttttgaataGCATTCCTTataaaaatgacaaaatcAGTACCGTTCTGGAAGAGGGGTATAAAATGGTATCTGCAAGGGAATAA
- the PIG1 gene encoding protein phosphatase regulator PIG1 (similar to Saccharomyces cerevisiae PIG1 (YLR273C) and GAC1 (YOR178C); ancestral locus Anc_6.70) codes for MVIAAVASADIDINDDEQFQTATESQLQLHSGAKESGNPDFQVNFYDILSKKNQDARDLKVSALNSSSSDGCRTLSPPTSFVKSLTPPAVRRLKSSLKLSKSFSTTSIATTTSSTGSSQKNVRFAVDLTTVKNFDSNAEPISISNENSPSLKPIIDLSDLQDNRTDLCYEDDLYNGYSDDQGNDDGFWFNQLPTLKTLRNVSYLKKRPLNRTDFSGTRNHFRSNSWSHNQPGNHNYQNNNNNNNDNRNTLSNFRLDSYFDYDHTNDHYYDYDSDSDSNSGSDADSNSDYNSDSNSHSDGDNTGTFISNDNSNDCDIDNNQKHNHNEENTTKLFEILEWKLISSNIFSFKRKTFNPFVSKVNFSNNSNLEGQIFEFLQGSNIKLHSLKQSKEKNGSICGLIFVNNLNFEKSIEIKFSFNNWKDIHYVSANFSKSITSNIDEFSFVFDLNSLKYALKVKNLIFANKKLSKTFCPLNLEFCCRYDVNNETFYDNNNYQNYQIKLVAATKPTWETKRFEKSQTCAKSKSNLSSSCVDDLNAIHNDNINNEKVDDGDSFARNFLVSTTLSHNHNNFYPNKTNSRRFNEETDYYNTSPLKHLYHNDTTLIKPVRLNQVLNNPDINSTDEEENIVLKAKIVIPPNSVKTETDNTKKIEASEIKADENRNPVLITERNYNTRSGSLSSLDSCSSSYSTTSSSSSGNYSPFEDLNFSNYNQPYESLSSIDLNHFNHLPPLSNLNDYSNSNSNEIFYDAVQNDTIVNSHDDLYDDRQSVVTDVVEDQNNYMNNSNETLINSNFKPLSIGSITHDSGIDINIPRGSPTIFQQPETSKEQSYKLPANGNQDQNKDQNQNLNINLNLKGQKEIDYQSFLSACCFHASPLKKKFGNDKYASTSMLPLDSPPHKRTLPLNICNNDYKKNFSSSRSHNLDLLSSSPPILSQGSHWSL; via the coding sequence ATGGTAATAGCAGCAGTAGCCAGCGCTGACATTGATATTAATGACGACGAACAGTTTCAGACTGCAACTGAGTCGCAGTTGCAACTACATTCGGGGGCTAAAGAGTCCGGGAATCCAGATTTTCAAGTAAATTTTTATgatattttatcaaaaaaaaaccagGATGCAAGGGATCTCAAAGTTTCGGCGTTAAATTCTTCCTCGTCAGATGGCTGTCGAACTTTATCGCCTCCAACCTCATTTGTTAAGAGTTTGACTCCACCTGCCGTAAGAAGATTAAAATCgtctttgaaattatcaaaGTCATTTTCCACAACTTCAATTGCAACTACTACTTCTTCGACGGGATCATCACAAAAGAATGTTAGATTTGCTGTTGATTTAACTACTGTTAAAAATTTCGATTCTAATGCCGAACctatttcaatttcaaacgAAAATTCCCCGTCTTTGAAACCTATAATAGATCTTTCAGATCTCCAGGACAATCGAACAGATCTTTGTTATGAAGATGATCTTTACAACGGTTACAGTGATGATCAAGGGAATGATGATGGATTCTGGTTTAATCAATTACCTACACTAAAGACGTTGAGAAATGTCtcttatttgaaaaaacgtCCATTAAATCGTACAGACTTTAGTGGTACGAGAAATCATTTTAGAAGTAACAGTTGGAGTCACAACCAACCCGGTAACCATAATTATCagaataataataataataataatgataacCGCAACACTTTATCGAATTTTAGATTGGATTCTTATTTTGATTATGACCATACTAATGATCATTATTACGACTATGATTCAGACTCAGATTCGAATTCGGGTTCAGATGCAGATTCTAACTCGGATTACAATTCCGATTCTAATTCTCATTCTGATGGTGATAATACTGGGACTTTCATCAGTAATGATAACAGCAACGATTGTGACATTGATAATAACCAAAAGCACAATCATAATGAGGAAAATACCACTAAATTATTCGAAATACTAGAATGGAAATTGATAagttcaaatattttttcttttaagAGGAAGACTTTCAATCCTTTTGTATCCAAGGTGAACTTTAGtaataattcaaatttagAAGGTCAAATCTTCGAGTTCCTTCAAGGTTCAAATATCAAACTCCACTCTCTAAAACaatcaaaggaaaaaaatggttcaATATGTGGTCTAATCTTTGTtaataatttgaattttgaaaaatctattgaaattaaattttcttttaataATTGGAAAGATATTCATTATGtttctgcaaatttttcaaagtcaaTTACGAGTAacattgatgaattttcttttgtttttgatttaaaCAGTCTGAAATATGCTTTGAAagttaaaaatttgatctttgcaaataaaaaattgtcaaaaactttttgtcCATTGAATTTAGAATTCTGTTGTCGTTATGATGTTAATAATGAAACTTTTtatgataataataattATCAGAATTATCAAATTAAATTGGTTGCTGCAACAAAACCAACATGggaaacaaaaagatttgaaaaatcacaaACTTGTGCAAAATCGAAATCCAATTTATCTTCCTCATGTGTTGATGATCTCAATGCAATTCATAATGACAATatcaataatgaaaaagttgatgaTGGCGATTCATTtgcaagaaattttttggttaGTACAACTTTATCGCACAATCATAATAATTTTTACCCCAATAAAACCAATTCAAGGAGATTtaatgaagaaactgaTTACTATAATACATCACCTCTAAAGCATTTGTATCATAATGATACTACTTTGATCAAACCTGTTAGATTAAATCAGGTTCTAAATAATCCTGATATTAATTCaacagatgaagaagaaaatattgttttaAAAGCAAAAATTGTGATACCTCCGAATTCTGTAAAAACGGAGACTGATAAtactaaaaaaattgaagcaaGTGAAATAAAAGCAGATGAAAATAGAAATCCAGTTCTGATAACCGAAAGAAATTATAATACTAGATCGGGTTCTCTATCTTCATTGGATTCATGTTCCAGTTCGTACTCaacaacttcttcatcttcctcagGTAATTATTCaccttttgaagatttaaaCTTCTCAAACTATAATCAACCATATGAATCGTTATCATCAATCGACTTGAATCATTTTAATCATTTACCCCCTTTATCAAATCTGAATGATTATTCTAATAGTAATAgtaatgaaattttttacGATGCAGTTCAAAATGATACAATTGTAAACAGTCATGACGATCTTTACGATGATAGACAAAGCGTCGTTACAgatgttgttgaagatcaaaataatTATATGAACAACTCAAATGAAACGTTGATCAATTCAAACTTTAAGCCATTATCAATTGGATCTATTACGCATGATAGTGGCATTGATATAAACATTCCAAGAGGATCACCGACCATCTTCCAGCAACCAGAAACTAGCAAGGAACAATCATATAAGTTACCAGCTAATGGAAACCAAGATCAAAATAAggatcaaaatcaaaacttGAATATAAATTTAAATTTAAAGGgacaaaaagaaattgattaTCAATCATTTTTAAGTGCATGTTGTTTTCACGCATCACCACTAAAAAAGAAGTTCGGCAATGACAAATATGCATCAACTTCAATGTTGCCACTGGATTCTCCGCCCCATAAGAGGACATTACCGCTAAATATTTGCAATAACgattacaaaaaaaacttctCGTCTTCAAGGTCACATAATTTGGACCTGTTGAGTTCTTCACCTCCAATTTTATCGCAGGGGTCTCACTGGAGtttataa